In Dermochelys coriacea isolate rDerCor1 chromosome 10, rDerCor1.pri.v4, whole genome shotgun sequence, one DNA window encodes the following:
- the TNFRSF13B gene encoding tumor necrosis factor receptor superfamily member 13B isoform X2 → MECSKQVGFYYDELLRRCINCSGICGQHPSQCLQFCENKLVTTSSRTAALEQKLGSDQDQWLVVYLLLALCLCTVIFSLLVGWTHFKRRGAEVSCQPTPGTCHKREDSSKDHLVEAGSIGGGSTGSRLPEPVETCGFCFPEQGPAMQETKACHSSFYHPGARATASQAGISSTGSAGAIPTPEDGHFKIICSPSQEKTPMT, encoded by the exons ATGGAATGCAGCAAGCAAGTCGGATTCTACTACGACGAGCTCTTGAGAAGATGCATCAACTGCTCGGGCATCTGTGGGCAGCACCCAAGCCAATGTCTCCAGTTCTGTGAGA ATAAACTAGTAACTACCTCATCCCGAACGGCTGCGCTGGAGCAGAAGCTAGGCAGTGATCAGGACCAATGGTTGGTTGTCTACCTGCTGCTAGCGCTCTGCCTTTGCACCGTGATCTTCTCTTTGCTGGTAGGCTGGACCCACTTCAAAAGGAGGGGAGCGGAGGTCTCCTGCCAGCCCACCCCTGGGACCTGCCACAAGAGAGAGGATTCTTCAAAAG ATCACTTAGTGGAAGCGGGGAGCATTGGAGGCGGATCCACTGGGAGCAGACTACCAGAGCCTGTGGAAACCTGTGGCTTCTGCTTCCCTGAACAAGGGCCTGCCATGCAGGAGACTAAAGCATGTCACAGCTCCTTCTATCATCCTGGAGCAAGGGCTACAGCCTCACAGGCTGGGATATCCAGCACAGGAAGTGCTGGGGCTATCCCCACCCCTGAGGATGGCCATTTCAAAATCATATGCTCTCCATCACAAGAGAAGACACCGATGACATGA
- the TNFRSF13B gene encoding tumor necrosis factor receptor superfamily member 13B isoform X1, with translation MTNCTEQQYWDNLLCQCISCRVACNRPIVERCTTFCASMECSKQVGFYYDELLRRCINCSGICGQHPSQCLQFCENKLVTTSSRTAALEQKLGSDQDQWLVVYLLLALCLCTVIFSLLVGWTHFKRRGAEVSCQPTPGTCHKREDSSKDHLVEAGSIGGGSTGSRLPEPVETCGFCFPEQGPAMQETKACHSSFYHPGARATASQAGISSTGSAGAIPTPEDGHFKIICSPSQEKTPMT, from the exons ATGACCAATTGCACAGAGCAGCAGTACTGGGACAATCTCCTGTGTCAATGCATCTCCTGCAGAGTTGCATGTAATCGGCCTATTGTGGAGAGATGCACTACCTTCTGCG CATCAATGGAATGCAGCAAGCAAGTCGGATTCTACTACGACGAGCTCTTGAGAAGATGCATCAACTGCTCGGGCATCTGTGGGCAGCACCCAAGCCAATGTCTCCAGTTCTGTGAGA ATAAACTAGTAACTACCTCATCCCGAACGGCTGCGCTGGAGCAGAAGCTAGGCAGTGATCAGGACCAATGGTTGGTTGTCTACCTGCTGCTAGCGCTCTGCCTTTGCACCGTGATCTTCTCTTTGCTGGTAGGCTGGACCCACTTCAAAAGGAGGGGAGCGGAGGTCTCCTGCCAGCCCACCCCTGGGACCTGCCACAAGAGAGAGGATTCTTCAAAAG ATCACTTAGTGGAAGCGGGGAGCATTGGAGGCGGATCCACTGGGAGCAGACTACCAGAGCCTGTGGAAACCTGTGGCTTCTGCTTCCCTGAACAAGGGCCTGCCATGCAGGAGACTAAAGCATGTCACAGCTCCTTCTATCATCCTGGAGCAAGGGCTACAGCCTCACAGGCTGGGATATCCAGCACAGGAAGTGCTGGGGCTATCCCCACCCCTGAGGATGGCCATTTCAAAATCATATGCTCTCCATCACAAGAGAAGACACCGATGACATGA